One stretch of Carettochelys insculpta isolate YL-2023 chromosome 20, ASM3395843v1, whole genome shotgun sequence DNA includes these proteins:
- the LOC142023385 gene encoding uncharacterized protein LOC142023385 isoform X1, translating to MVRLGLSRAGRTAGRGGPWVCTGPPAPLRARAPPPRQGARRGPADGGLCSLPAPALAPCRWYRAAGSAGGPQHPPQLQPHVVDLRSDTVTRPSMEMRQAMAQAVVGDDDYGEDPTVNELQCLAAQLLGMEEALFVPTSTMANLISVMCHCQRRRAQLFVGRGAHLHVFEQGGVAQVAGVHSQVLQDLPDGTMDLNELESTIRASSGSRYHPRSALICLENTHSSAGGWVLPLAYLREVRLLADRYGLHVHMDGARLMNAAVAQGVSPARISQHCDSVSLCFSKGLGAPAGALVAGCKEFVAEAWCMRKLLGGGMRQAGVLAAAARVGLEHTEEVLQRDHGNARSFAQAVWQLDSPICSVDPLTVETNMVLVKVAVPWLSPEELCERLQAVSEEEVAVTGHAVSVRLFPWATRSLRAVWHCDISAQDTRLAASKLKLVAEQCRREHGAAS from the exons ATGGTGCGGCTGGGGTTGTCTCGCGCGGGCCGgaccgccgggcggggggggccctgggtctgcacgggcccccccgcccccctgcgcgccagAGCCCCGCCTCCCCGCCAGGGAGCCCGGCGCGGGCCGGCTGACGG CGGGTTGTGctctctgcctgctcctgccctggccccctgccgcTGGTACCGAGCAGCTGGAAGTGCGGGGGGgccccagcacccgccccagctccagccccacgtgGTGGATCTGCGCAGTGACACGGTGACCAGGCCCAGCATGGAGATGAGACAGGCCATGGCCCAGGCCGTGGTGGGGGATGATGACTATGGGGAGGACCCGACGGTCAATG AGCTCCAGTGCTTGGCTGCCCAGCTCCTAGGAATGGAGGAAGCTTTATTTGTACCAACATCAACCATGGCAAACCTCATCTCTG TGATGTGCCATTGCCAGCGAAGAAGGGCTCAGCTCTTCGTCGGGAGGGGGGCCCATCTGCATGTCTTCGAGCAGGGAGGGGTCGCTCAG GTGGCTGGGGTCCATTCCCAGGTGCTGCAGGACCTGCCAGATGGCACCATGGACCTCAACGAGCTGGAGTCTACAATCCGTGCAAGCTCCGGCAGCCGGTACCACCCTCGCTCGGCACTCATCTGCCTGGAGAACAcccacagctctgcagggggctgggtgctgcCCCTTGCATATCTCAGGGAG GTGCGCCTGCTGGCTGACCGCTATGGGCTGCATGTTCACATGGACGGGGCGCGGCTGATGAATGCAGCTGTGGCGCAGGGCGTCTCCCCGGCTCGGATCTCCCAGCACTGCGACTCTGTCTCCCTCTGCTTCTCCAAG GGGCTGGGTGCACCGGCTGGGGCGCTGGTCGCCGGGTGCAAAGAGTTCGTGGCAGAGGCCTGGTGCATGCGGAAGCTCCTTGGTGGAGGGATGCGCCAGGCAGGggtcctggcagcagctgcacgCGTGGGACTGGAGCACACAGAGGAGGTGCTGCAGAGAGACCATGGCAACGCCCGCAGTTTTGCCCAAG CTGTGTGGCAGCTCGACTCTCCCATCTGCTCCGTCGACCCCTTGACCGTGGAGACCAACATGGTGCTGGTGAAGGTGGCTGTGCCCTGGCTGTCCCCCGAGGAGCTGTGTGAGCGCCTACAGGCTGTgagcgaggaggaggtggctgtgacGGGACATGCTGTCAGCGTGCGGCTCTTCCCATGGGCCACACGCTCCCTGCGGGCTGTCTGGCACTGTGACATCTCTGCACAGGACACCCGGCTGGCAGCCAGCAAGCTGAAACTCGTGGCCGAGCAGTGCAGGCGGGAGCATGGCGCTGCCTCCTAG
- the LOC142023385 gene encoding L-allo-threonine aldolase-like isoform X2, with amino-acid sequence MVRLGLSRAGRTAGRGGPWVCTGPPAPLRARAPPPRQGARRGPADGGLCSLPAPALAPCRWYRAAGSAGGPQHPPQLQPHVVDLRSDTVTRPSMEMRQAMAQAVVGDDDYGEDPTVNELQCLAAQLLGMEEALFVPTSTMANLISGGWGPFPGAAGPARWHHGPQRAGVYNPCKLRQPVRLLADRYGLHVHMDGARLMNAAVAQGVSPARISQHCDSVSLCFSKGLGAPAGALVAGCKEFVAEAWCMRKLLGGGMRQAGVLAAAARVGLEHTEEVLQRDHGNARSFAQAVWQLDSPICSVDPLTVETNMVLVKVAVPWLSPEELCERLQAVSEEEVAVTGHAVSVRLFPWATRSLRAVWHCDISAQDTRLAASKLKLVAEQCRREHGAAS; translated from the exons ATGGTGCGGCTGGGGTTGTCTCGCGCGGGCCGgaccgccgggcggggggggccctgggtctgcacgggcccccccgcccccctgcgcgccagAGCCCCGCCTCCCCGCCAGGGAGCCCGGCGCGGGCCGGCTGACGG CGGGTTGTGctctctgcctgctcctgccctggccccctgccgcTGGTACCGAGCAGCTGGAAGTGCGGGGGGgccccagcacccgccccagctccagccccacgtgGTGGATCTGCGCAGTGACACGGTGACCAGGCCCAGCATGGAGATGAGACAGGCCATGGCCCAGGCCGTGGTGGGGGATGATGACTATGGGGAGGACCCGACGGTCAATG AGCTCCAGTGCTTGGCTGCCCAGCTCCTAGGAATGGAGGAAGCTTTATTTGTACCAACATCAACCATGGCAAACCTCATCTCTG GTGGCTGGGGTCCATTCCCAGGTGCTGCAGGACCTGCCAGATGGCACCATGGACCTCAACGAGCTGGAGTCTACAATCCGTGCAAGCTCCGGCAGCCG GTGCGCCTGCTGGCTGACCGCTATGGGCTGCATGTTCACATGGACGGGGCGCGGCTGATGAATGCAGCTGTGGCGCAGGGCGTCTCCCCGGCTCGGATCTCCCAGCACTGCGACTCTGTCTCCCTCTGCTTCTCCAAG GGGCTGGGTGCACCGGCTGGGGCGCTGGTCGCCGGGTGCAAAGAGTTCGTGGCAGAGGCCTGGTGCATGCGGAAGCTCCTTGGTGGAGGGATGCGCCAGGCAGGggtcctggcagcagctgcacgCGTGGGACTGGAGCACACAGAGGAGGTGCTGCAGAGAGACCATGGCAACGCCCGCAGTTTTGCCCAAG CTGTGTGGCAGCTCGACTCTCCCATCTGCTCCGTCGACCCCTTGACCGTGGAGACCAACATGGTGCTGGTGAAGGTGGCTGTGCCCTGGCTGTCCCCCGAGGAGCTGTGTGAGCGCCTACAGGCTGTgagcgaggaggaggtggctgtgacGGGACATGCTGTCAGCGTGCGGCTCTTCCCATGGGCCACACGCTCCCTGCGGGCTGTCTGGCACTGTGACATCTCTGCACAGGACACCCGGCTGGCAGCCAGCAAGCTGAAACTCGTGGCCGAGCAGTGCAGGCGGGAGCATGGCGCTGCCTCCTAG